A genomic stretch from Hydrogenimonas urashimensis includes:
- a CDS encoding efflux RND transporter permease subunit, whose amino-acid sequence MFSLFFIRRPVVAKVISILIVLVGLIALKNLPIAQFPQIVPPTIQVQARYPGGSADAVEKLVTTPIEERLNGAEGLVYTTSTSASDGTATIKAYFKLGTDLDTAAVDVQNRVALAMPTLPEEVKRQGVVTKKLSSSVLEILAVRSDDPLHDALFLSNFAALNIVEELKRIDGVSDVVIFGEHRYAMRIWLDPDRMAALGVSVDEVINSIRSQNLEVSLGSIGDMAASDKSRYRYTLVAKTRLETPKMFGRIIIRQNTNGTKIRLRDIARIELGSETYSSSAYLNNRPSAQLGIFLLPDANALNAAEKIAETIKHLSVRFPKGVHVEPTYDTTKFVKASIEEVVQTLFEALVLVLLVVFLFLQSLRATIIPAVAIPVSLVGTFAAMYLTGFSINTLTLFGLILAIGIVVDDAILVVENVEANLQKDPSLSIKDATARAMKEIFAPVISTTLVLLAVFVPVALIPGISGALYRQFAMTIAFSVLISAIVALTLSPALAATILKRSTGEKNRFFLLFDRALEGLKKGYRTLLGFLIQRKGWVLGFYVLLLAATWWIFKSVPTGFLPEEDQGAIIAAVSMQPGTTLQRLEKTTARLVEKIEKVPGVKEVSSINGYSTVTGVGDSSVGTFYIILDDWQNRTTSETSIGALIKKIEKIAKATVPEAQVKLFSPPSIPGLSAVGGFEVNLENSGAVPLDHFEKEVRAYIEALNADARIASAYTMFNADYPQIEVDVDRDKTYALGIALNDLFAVLQTYLSAYYVNDFNKFGKTYRVLLQADPAYRNIQNDISAFFVRNRYGRMIPLSTVVALNRSIGPNAVTHFNGYQSIAVNGVHNVPKGYSSGDALAAIEETAQKVLPKNVALGYGGMTLQEKEAGNAAAPIFALSLFIVFLVLSAQYESWLTPLMIMLPIPAVMFGALGTNVMAGLINDIYTQIGLVLLIGMASKNAILIVEFAKEMHEGGMEIVEAAIEASILRMRAILMTAFAFLLGILPLVFASGAGAASRRSLGTAVFGGMAMSTLLTFLLTPVLFVVLQSLKTRFLKERG is encoded by the coding sequence ATGTTTTCTCTCTTTTTCATCCGTCGGCCGGTTGTGGCGAAAGTGATCTCCATACTGATCGTCCTGGTGGGTCTGATTGCCCTCAAAAATCTTCCCATCGCCCAATTTCCGCAGATCGTTCCACCGACAATCCAGGTACAGGCCCGCTATCCCGGAGGCAGTGCGGATGCGGTAGAAAAGCTTGTGACAACACCGATCGAAGAGCGTCTCAATGGTGCGGAAGGACTGGTTTACACGACTTCTACATCTGCTTCCGACGGCACCGCAACCATTAAGGCCTATTTCAAACTTGGAACCGATCTCGATACGGCGGCAGTCGACGTACAAAACCGTGTCGCACTGGCGATGCCTACATTGCCCGAAGAGGTCAAACGCCAGGGTGTCGTGACCAAAAAGCTCTCCTCTTCTGTGTTGGAGATCCTGGCGGTACGCTCCGATGATCCACTGCATGATGCGCTTTTTCTCTCCAACTTCGCCGCGCTCAACATTGTCGAAGAGCTCAAGCGTATCGACGGCGTGTCGGATGTGGTTATTTTCGGTGAACACAGGTACGCGATGCGAATCTGGCTCGATCCTGACAGGATGGCGGCACTGGGTGTGAGTGTCGACGAGGTCATCAACTCGATTCGGTCACAGAATCTTGAAGTATCACTGGGCAGTATCGGTGATATGGCCGCAAGCGACAAGAGCCGCTACCGTTATACACTGGTGGCAAAAACCCGCCTGGAAACTCCCAAAATGTTCGGGCGCATCATCATACGTCAAAATACCAATGGTACGAAAATACGCCTTCGGGACATTGCGCGCATAGAACTTGGGTCGGAAACCTACAGCTCTTCGGCTTATTTGAACAACAGACCCAGCGCCCAGCTGGGTATATTTCTGCTACCGGATGCCAATGCACTGAACGCGGCCGAAAAGATCGCGGAGACGATCAAACATCTTTCGGTACGCTTTCCGAAAGGTGTTCATGTCGAACCTACGTACGATACGACCAAATTTGTCAAAGCCTCGATCGAAGAGGTAGTGCAAACACTTTTCGAAGCACTGGTGTTGGTGCTTTTGGTCGTGTTCCTCTTTCTTCAGTCCCTGCGTGCGACAATCATCCCTGCCGTGGCGATCCCCGTATCGCTCGTCGGTACCTTCGCGGCGATGTATCTGACGGGATTTAGCATCAATACGCTGACGCTTTTTGGTTTGATCCTCGCCATTGGCATCGTCGTCGACGATGCGATTTTGGTGGTCGAAAACGTCGAGGCCAATCTTCAAAAGGATCCTTCATTAAGTATCAAAGACGCCACCGCCCGGGCGATGAAGGAGATATTCGCACCTGTGATCTCCACAACACTTGTCTTGCTGGCCGTTTTTGTCCCGGTCGCTCTCATTCCCGGTATATCCGGTGCGCTCTACCGGCAATTCGCGATGACGATCGCCTTTTCTGTGCTCATTTCGGCGATTGTCGCACTCACACTCTCGCCGGCACTTGCGGCGACGATTCTCAAACGTTCAACCGGAGAGAAAAACCGTTTTTTCCTTCTTTTTGATCGGGCATTGGAAGGATTGAAAAAAGGCTATCGCACGCTGCTGGGTTTCCTGATCCAACGCAAAGGTTGGGTGCTCGGTTTTTATGTTCTATTGCTGGCGGCGACGTGGTGGATTTTCAAGTCGGTACCTACGGGTTTTCTACCCGAAGAGGATCAGGGAGCGATCATCGCGGCAGTTTCCATGCAGCCGGGAACAACGCTTCAACGTTTGGAAAAGACAACAGCCAGGCTGGTCGAGAAGATCGAAAAGGTACCTGGAGTCAAAGAGGTGTCATCTATCAACGGCTACAGTACGGTTACAGGGGTGGGCGATTCGTCGGTAGGGACATTCTACATCATACTGGATGACTGGCAAAACCGTACAACATCGGAAACATCGATCGGCGCACTGATAAAAAAGATCGAAAAAATCGCCAAAGCAACCGTCCCCGAAGCCCAGGTGAAGCTCTTTTCTCCCCCTTCCATTCCGGGACTCTCCGCTGTCGGAGGCTTTGAAGTGAACTTGGAAAACAGCGGCGCTGTGCCGCTTGATCATTTTGAAAAAGAGGTGCGCGCATATATCGAGGCCCTAAACGCCGATGCGCGTATCGCTTCGGCCTATACGATGTTCAATGCCGACTATCCGCAGATCGAGGTCGATGTCGACCGCGACAAGACATATGCGTTAGGGATCGCTCTGAACGATCTGTTCGCGGTACTGCAGACCTATCTTAGTGCATACTACGTCAATGATTTCAACAAATTCGGAAAAACCTACCGTGTGCTTCTTCAGGCCGATCCGGCCTATCGCAACATCCAGAACGATATATCCGCCTTTTTCGTACGCAACCGCTATGGCAGGATGATACCACTCAGTACCGTCGTGGCACTGAATCGTTCCATCGGACCCAATGCCGTGACCCATTTCAACGGCTATCAGTCGATCGCCGTCAACGGTGTGCACAATGTGCCAAAAGGTTACAGTTCCGGCGACGCGCTGGCTGCCATTGAAGAGACGGCACAAAAGGTACTACCCAAAAACGTGGCGCTCGGATACGGCGGCATGACGCTTCAGGAAAAAGAGGCCGGCAACGCCGCAGCACCTATTTTCGCGCTATCGCTTTTCATTGTCTTTTTGGTGCTTTCGGCACAGTACGAAAGCTGGCTGACACCGCTGATGATCATGCTGCCAATTCCCGCGGTGATGTTCGGTGCGCTGGGGACAAATGTAATGGCGGGACTGATCAACGATATCTACACACAGATCGGGTTGGTGCTGCTGATCGGCATGGCAAGCAAGAACGCGATTTTGATCGTAGAGTTCGCCAAAGAGATGCACGAGGGGGGAATGGAGATTGTCGAGGCTGCCATTGAGGCTTCGATACTTCGGATGCGTGCGATTTTGATGACGGCATTCGCCTTTTTGCTGGGAATTTTGCCGCTGGTTTTCGCCTCCGGTGCGGGAGCGGCATCGAGGCGTTCCCTTGGTACGGCTGTGTTTGGAGGCATGGCAATGTCCACCTTGCTTACCTTTTTGCTTACCCCGGTGCTCTTTGTGGTACTGCAGAGTCTCAAAACACGCTTCTTGAAGGAGCGGGGATGA
- a CDS encoding TolC family protein gives MKSIYRLFTGLFTVTLLHAGVHVVDVDDLIELALTHSPDIDSSRFDFEAAKARAKYAEGFYLPRIDLSAEAGEQESKMIEHSTQNVDLFTGTIAASQLLYDFGKTSGIVGRSREETLALKAKMQQTVSDKIFKIKKLYYEILKSRRIIEVQKKSVALQRQQLYRAQRYLKAGIRTIIDVTDAKVRLAQAQLDLKNARYALQTRRAELEEEIGVIPHDGHYRLYTPQLPLPHISDNLPKLQHPLEWYERFAYTHRYLLVSLKRYTESAKFAVESVEGEYYPTLSLEGIYTKQHVDEDVREITPTDQGTLALQMRWNIFGGYQTAAKMEEAKVGVLKAASQTKRIKLAITREVTESYIAIRRAEESIKLSERISISSKKKLEQAQRRYENDLGDYIQLQEAQQGYIQALSNLVNDYYDYFIALAQLDHAAGR, from the coding sequence ATGAAATCTATCTATCGATTGTTCACCGGACTATTCACGGTGACTCTGTTGCATGCGGGAGTACACGTGGTCGATGTGGATGATCTCATAGAACTTGCACTCACCCACAGCCCGGACATCGACAGCAGCCGTTTCGATTTCGAAGCGGCAAAGGCGCGTGCGAAATATGCCGAAGGCTTCTATCTGCCGCGGATCGATCTGAGTGCCGAAGCGGGCGAACAAGAGAGCAAAATGATTGAGCACTCGACACAGAATGTCGATCTGTTTACCGGTACGATAGCCGCCTCCCAGCTTCTTTACGATTTTGGAAAAACTTCGGGAATTGTGGGAAGGAGTCGGGAAGAGACCCTGGCATTAAAAGCAAAGATGCAGCAAACCGTTTCGGACAAAATCTTCAAAATCAAAAAACTCTATTACGAAATTCTCAAAAGTCGACGCATCATCGAGGTGCAAAAGAAAAGTGTCGCGCTTCAGCGGCAGCAGCTCTATCGTGCGCAACGCTACCTCAAAGCGGGGATCAGGACCATTATTGATGTGACCGATGCCAAGGTCAGGCTTGCACAGGCACAACTGGATCTGAAAAATGCACGATACGCGCTGCAGACAAGACGAGCCGAGCTCGAAGAGGAGATTGGAGTCATTCCCCACGACGGCCACTATCGCCTTTATACGCCACAACTCCCGTTGCCGCACATAAGTGACAATCTTCCAAAATTGCAACATCCCCTCGAATGGTATGAAAGATTCGCCTATACACACAGATATCTTCTCGTGAGTTTGAAGCGGTACACAGAAAGTGCGAAGTTCGCTGTCGAAAGTGTGGAGGGTGAATATTATCCTACGCTTTCCCTTGAAGGCATCTATACGAAGCAGCATGTGGATGAAGATGTTAGAGAGATTACTCCTACCGATCAGGGGACGCTGGCCCTTCAGATGCGGTGGAATATTTTTGGTGGCTATCAGACCGCCGCAAAAATGGAAGAGGCGAAAGTCGGTGTGCTTAAGGCCGCGTCTCAGACAAAACGAATCAAGCTGGCGATCACACGGGAGGTAACTGAAAGCTACATCGCCATTCGCCGTGCCGAAGAGAGTATCAAGCTCTCGGAACGTATCTCGATATCCAGTAAAAAAAAGCTCGAGCAGGCGCAGAGGCGGTACGAGAACGACCTGGGCGACTATATTCAATTGCAAGAGGCACAGCAGGGTTACATCCAGGCTCTTTCAAATCTCGTCAACGACTATTACGACTATTTTATTGCACTTGCCCAGCTCGATCATGCCGCAGGCCGATAG
- a CDS encoding VWA domain-containing protein, translating into MIPCFWRCPAGVMKLYFPKISYVRLSRFSFSKEPLLFAAVYALAVAALASPVTYDRLAASERHGRDLVLALDTSGSMAESGFDEAHPMRRKFDAIIDLVKGFLTTRHDDNIGLVLFGSFAFAASPVTYDLAALQMIVDTADVGIAGQSTAIGEGIDQALRALSFSHAKKKVIVLMTDGYQNAGSVSIKEAVAKAKKRGVKIYTIGIGKPGDYDAKLLERIAKETGGKSFSARNAEDLKAVFEEIESLEPSPIRSRTMINRRPLYQWPLIGAMILLIGYLSFRRVA; encoded by the coding sequence TTGATTCCCTGCTTCTGGCGCTGTCCCGCCGGCGTCATGAAGCTCTATTTTCCCAAAATCTCCTATGTCCGACTCTCCCGCTTCTCCTTTTCCAAAGAGCCGCTGCTGTTTGCGGCGGTCTACGCACTGGCGGTCGCGGCGCTGGCGTCGCCGGTGACCTACGACCGCCTGGCCGCCAGCGAACGGCATGGGCGTGACCTCGTTCTGGCCCTGGATACCAGCGGTTCCATGGCCGAATCGGGGTTCGACGAAGCGCATCCGATGCGCCGGAAGTTCGATGCAATCATCGATCTGGTCAAAGGTTTCCTGACGACCCGGCATGACGACAATATCGGCCTGGTGCTCTTCGGCTCCTTCGCTTTTGCCGCCTCACCTGTGACCTACGACCTGGCGGCACTGCAGATGATCGTCGACACGGCCGACGTGGGTATCGCCGGGCAGAGTACCGCCATCGGGGAGGGGATCGACCAGGCGCTTCGGGCCCTCTCTTTCTCCCACGCCAAGAAGAAGGTGATCGTCCTGATGACCGACGGATACCAGAACGCCGGGTCGGTCTCCATCAAAGAGGCGGTGGCGAAAGCGAAAAAACGGGGCGTGAAAATCTATACCATCGGTATCGGAAAACCGGGGGACTACGATGCCAAACTGCTGGAAAGAATCGCGAAGGAGACGGGGGGCAAAAGCTTTTCGGCACGAAACGCCGAAGATCTGAAAGCGGTCTTCGAAGAGATTGAGAGCCTGGAACCCAGCCCCATCCGTTCCCGCACGATGATCAACCGCCGCCCCCTCTACCAATGGCCTTTGATCGGGGCGATGATTCTGCTGATCGGGTATCTTTCCTTTAGGAGAGTGGCATGA
- a CDS encoding vWA domain-containing protein: protein MSFLHPFFLWLLLPLGLFTWLRFRQERRNSLPLHPRVILENRRTLLVRLAPFLALGWMVVALARPVTKEAITITAPTGGTLCLAIDASRSMMATDRKPNRFAFAKAATLNLVNRDSRHKYALIAFTTNALILSPPTEDKALIHAALEAFRPDYILTHGTSIEALLRYVGRLGGENKDLVIFSDGGDEEDLAKLAEVARKNHIRIFGVACGSRRGSTIPSESGWLRDKNGRLVVSTQNPILENLAEATGGAFIDESTPDAAADAILEQVDDQLKRQSARRTAYREWFWLPLLLGIGFFLAGTLSTAGLMRRLWPLLALLGIHAQAGLLDYYHLSKGIELYHKGAYEKAAKAFAKVDPPLLESRYGLGASLYKMGAYKKAGRVFASIKSSDPAVKAAIFYNLGNCAVKIGRFKSARDYYVKALQLTLDPDAKANLQKVLFLLEKRRSKVQPKANRHVKAATDGGSSAERKEKGAKKSDSQHRMGQGSGAQSATKSMRIGIQKGASQTTPRHPLSSKVYEMINKGYVHEERPW, encoded by the coding sequence ATGAGCTTCCTCCATCCCTTCTTCCTCTGGTTGTTGTTGCCGCTGGGCCTTTTTACATGGCTGCGTTTCAGGCAGGAGCGGCGAAACAGCCTTCCCCTGCACCCCAGGGTGATTTTGGAGAACCGCCGGACGCTTCTGGTGCGCCTGGCCCCTTTTTTGGCGCTGGGATGGATGGTGGTGGCGCTTGCCAGGCCCGTGACGAAAGAGGCTATCACCATTACGGCACCCACCGGCGGGACACTCTGCCTGGCCATCGATGCTTCCCGGTCGATGATGGCCACAGACCGCAAACCGAATCGGTTCGCATTCGCCAAAGCGGCCACCTTGAATCTGGTGAACCGCGACAGCCGCCACAAATATGCCCTCATCGCCTTCACCACCAACGCCCTGATCCTTTCGCCTCCCACCGAAGACAAAGCGTTGATTCACGCGGCACTGGAAGCTTTTCGTCCCGACTACATTCTCACCCACGGCACCTCCATCGAAGCGCTGCTTCGCTATGTCGGCCGCTTGGGTGGGGAAAACAAGGACCTCGTCATTTTCAGTGACGGTGGTGACGAAGAGGATCTGGCCAAACTGGCGGAGGTGGCCAGGAAGAACCATATCCGAATTTTCGGTGTGGCGTGCGGATCGCGTCGCGGCAGCACGATTCCCTCGGAAAGCGGATGGCTCAGGGATAAAAACGGACGGTTGGTCGTTTCGACGCAGAATCCCATTCTCGAAAACCTGGCGGAGGCGACGGGGGGCGCTTTCATCGACGAATCGACGCCCGATGCGGCGGCGGATGCGATTTTGGAGCAGGTGGACGACCAGCTGAAACGCCAGAGTGCCCGGCGTACCGCCTACAGAGAGTGGTTTTGGCTGCCGCTGCTTCTTGGGATCGGCTTTTTCCTTGCGGGAACCCTCTCGACAGCCGGCCTTATGCGGCGCCTGTGGCCGCTGCTGGCACTCCTGGGCATTCATGCCCAAGCGGGGCTGCTGGATTACTACCATCTTTCCAAAGGGATCGAGCTTTACCATAAGGGGGCGTACGAAAAGGCGGCGAAAGCCTTCGCCAAAGTGGACCCGCCACTGCTGGAGAGCCGTTACGGCCTGGGGGCGTCGCTCTACAAGATGGGAGCCTACAAAAAAGCGGGCCGGGTATTCGCGTCGATCAAAAGCAGCGATCCGGCCGTCAAAGCGGCCATCTTCTACAACCTGGGCAACTGCGCCGTCAAAATCGGCCGTTTCAAGAGTGCACGCGACTATTACGTCAAAGCGCTCCAACTCACCTTAGACCCCGACGCGAAAGCCAACCTGCAGAAGGTCCTTTTCCTGCTGGAAAAGCGGCGGTCGAAGGTGCAACCCAAAGCCAACCGCCACGTCAAAGCCGCAACTGATGGCGGATCGAGCGCCGAGCGAAAAGAGAAGGGGGCGAAAAAGAGCGATTCGCAACATCGCATGGGGCAGGGCAGCGGCGCCCAGTCGGCGACCAAATCGATGCGCATTGGCATTCAGAAAGGCGCCAGCCAGACGACCCCGCGCCATCCACTCTCCTCCAAGGTTTACGAGATGATCAACAAAGGGTATGTGCATGAAGAGAGGCCGTGGTGA
- a CDS encoding BatD family protein encodes MIFAFLPAMGAEDYRYTLTLDKSRAMVKTPMILTVDIEQTDPSKVLFFDFEPSGNGRFLFHRLDKKVNDDMHHRRERFDYLVYGLQSGEWSIGGRIRVQRTNEERIVDSTIVDQFNARTLQSEESLEPVTPVKVTIDPLPVPADLVGDFHLESSLDRRQTEAFRPIHLSLHLKGVGFPPPGNLFGWNIPGVQVFADKPAIRLHYTSRGVEVDATYTFAFSSDHDFTIPLRMVRLYSPTRHQSERIGFPGATICVVTPPSLRKALLDPKNDPPSIYDRIATWKAFGIDTLVVLLGFISAFFVEWLKSRLKRFFAKDPFVEKVRAAKDPRALLMLLIRADAKRCAPWIDRIEAALHEKRKIDLKKIKREIVRGCR; translated from the coding sequence TTGATTTTTGCTTTTCTGCCGGCGATGGGGGCCGAGGATTACCGCTATACCCTCACGCTCGACAAATCGCGGGCGATGGTCAAAACGCCGATGATACTGACGGTAGATATCGAGCAGACGGACCCTTCCAAAGTCCTCTTTTTCGATTTCGAACCCTCCGGGAACGGCCGTTTCCTCTTTCATCGGCTCGACAAGAAAGTCAATGACGACATGCACCACCGCAGGGAGCGGTTCGACTATCTGGTCTACGGTTTGCAAAGCGGCGAATGGTCCATCGGTGGCAGGATACGGGTGCAGCGCACCAACGAAGAGCGTATCGTCGACAGTACCATCGTGGACCAGTTCAACGCCCGGACCCTGCAGAGCGAAGAGAGTCTGGAGCCGGTGACGCCGGTGAAAGTGACGATCGACCCTCTGCCCGTCCCGGCCGATCTGGTCGGGGATTTCCACCTGGAAAGCTCGCTGGACCGCCGGCAGACGGAAGCGTTTCGGCCCATCCACCTCTCTTTGCATCTAAAAGGCGTCGGTTTTCCGCCGCCCGGGAATCTCTTTGGCTGGAATATTCCCGGCGTGCAGGTGTTCGCCGACAAGCCGGCGATCCGTCTGCACTACACGTCACGGGGGGTAGAAGTCGATGCCACCTACACCTTCGCTTTCAGCAGCGACCACGATTTTACGATTCCTCTCCGCATGGTGCGCCTCTACTCTCCTACCCGGCACCAAAGCGAACGCATTGGTTTTCCGGGGGCAACGATATGCGTGGTGACGCCGCCATCCCTGCGCAAAGCGCTGCTCGATCCTAAAAACGACCCGCCCAGCATCTACGACCGTATCGCCACATGGAAAGCTTTCGGCATCGATACGCTGGTGGTTCTGCTTGGGTTTATAAGCGCATTTTTCGTCGAGTGGCTGAAAAGCCGGTTGAAAAGGTTTTTCGCCAAAGACCCATTCGTCGAGAAGGTACGTGCCGCCAAAGACCCACGCGCTTTGCTGATGCTGCTCATCCGCGCCGATGCCAAAAGGTGTGCCCCCTGGATCGACCGGATCGAAGCGGCGCTGCACGAAAAGCGGAAGATCGACCTGAAAAAGATAAAGCGGGAGATTGTGAGGGGGTGTCGATGA
- a CDS encoding BatD family protein: MRLGIGLWLLVIGMMLPVAGMGADFRYSLSLDRHEAWVKAPIVLRFSVEQTDASKVMFFDFKPLGKGSLKAIRLDKKIDNAPHHRKVDFTYLLFGLKPGTATLMFDLLVRRTNEETIAQSTTGGRYNVKDVETQDTHEPIPPETIRLKPLPAPVELVGDFTLTGRVSAKETRAGEPIYLTVRLKGVGYPPPKRLIHLRLPGVDIFEDAPKVSLRYASNGARYDATYTYALKADHDFSIPSFVLKAFSPTSGELYRLKTKKIDIHVLPVKKTETPVRNEMIEKEKTATDGWETLKEVLFYGALFLIGYISGHLWIKISRIRNEK, from the coding sequence ATGAGATTGGGTATAGGCCTTTGGCTTCTGGTCATCGGGATGATGCTTCCCGTGGCGGGTATGGGGGCGGATTTTCGCTATTCGCTATCGCTGGATCGGCATGAAGCGTGGGTCAAAGCGCCGATCGTGCTCCGTTTCAGTGTGGAGCAGACCGATGCGTCGAAAGTGATGTTTTTCGATTTCAAACCCCTTGGAAAGGGGAGCTTAAAGGCGATTCGTCTCGACAAGAAGATCGACAACGCCCCCCACCACCGGAAGGTGGATTTTACCTACCTCCTTTTCGGTCTGAAACCGGGAACCGCAACGCTGATGTTCGACCTGCTGGTGCGGCGGACCAACGAGGAGACCATCGCCCAGAGCACCACCGGCGGGCGCTACAATGTCAAAGATGTGGAGACGCAGGATACCCACGAACCGATTCCGCCCGAAACGATCCGCCTCAAGCCCCTGCCGGCACCGGTGGAGCTGGTGGGCGATTTCACCCTTACCGGCCGTGTCAGCGCCAAAGAGACCCGTGCCGGGGAGCCCATTTATCTGACCGTGCGGCTCAAAGGGGTCGGCTACCCACCACCGAAACGGTTGATCCACTTAAGGCTGCCGGGGGTCGACATTTTCGAAGATGCCCCGAAAGTGTCGCTTCGCTACGCTTCCAATGGAGCCCGTTACGACGCCACCTACACCTACGCCCTCAAAGCGGACCACGATTTTTCCATTCCATCTTTTGTGCTGAAAGCCTTTTCGCCAACTTCGGGAGAGCTCTATCGTTTGAAAACAAAGAAGATTGACATCCATGTGCTGCCTGTGAAAAAAACCGAAACCCCTGTGCGGAACGAAATGATCGAAAAGGAGAAAACCGCCACCGATGGGTGGGAAACCTTGAAAGAGGTGCTTTTTTACGGGGCGCTTTTTTTGATAGGATACATCAGCGGACACCTATGGATCAAAATATCAAGGATACGAAATGAAAAATAG
- a CDS encoding c-type cytochrome, whose amino-acid sequence MKNSFLWMIGLALVPLFGAQNGEQIYMGKGCYGCHGTRGEGIGDYPRLAGRSRAELMRLLEQLKKGIGHTSKREMMIPFAKALDKAQMEAVTRYLSAQNPHAEEDESLETPEDILGGSDM is encoded by the coding sequence ATGAAAAATAGCTTTCTCTGGATGATCGGATTGGCCCTGGTGCCGCTCTTCGGTGCCCAGAACGGGGAGCAGATCTATATGGGCAAAGGGTGTTACGGCTGCCATGGGACCCGGGGTGAGGGGATCGGCGACTATCCCCGCCTGGCGGGGCGTTCCCGGGCGGAACTGATGCGACTCCTCGAGCAGCTCAAAAAAGGGATCGGCCACACCAGCAAGCGGGAGATGATGATCCCCTTCGCCAAAGCGCTCGACAAGGCCCAGATGGAGGCGGTGACGCGGTATCTCAGCGCTCAGAATCCCCACGCCGAGGAGGATGAGTCGCTGGAAACCCCGGAAGATATTCTGGGTGGATCGGATATGTGA
- the nosD gene encoding nitrous oxide reductase family maturation protein NosD: MVIGYWLLVIGERLRRFLRHVGRYLLTFSLFLHVVYAQSLQSVIDAAPAGARVDLPSGVFRGAIVIDKPLMLVGSKKGESVIDGGGGGSVVTVRASHVTLKNLTIVGSGRRRDVLDAAVKMAGVADVTVLDCRMKKDLFGVVVETSRDVKILDNTIRSYRDKVVDNRGDGVRIWGSHDVKVEGNRFMQTRDIAVTRSYDVKILKNRIRNARYGVLLDMSRQVEVKGNDITDIYAGVRTKGGMGLNIEGNTIFDTRLETGVGILLAHGKAVRVRRNRISGCAQAIYIDSSPAEEGMRRYIERNAIVNNNEAFHFHAAIQNNTIRHNDVVGNLDDVVLDIPRAKRCNNDIGYNYWDRYQGFDRNHDGIGDTPYVVLIFADKLWQYNHHAKFFYGSPVLSMLDFIERIAPLTQPDELLRDPKPRMKRNF; this comes from the coding sequence ATGGTCATTGGTTATTGGTTATTGGTCATTGGGGAGCGTCTTCGGCGCTTTTTGCGCCATGTGGGTCGCTACCTTCTTACCTTTTCGCTTTTTCTACATGTCGTGTATGCCCAATCTCTGCAAAGCGTCATCGACGCGGCACCGGCGGGGGCGCGGGTCGATCTGCCCTCGGGGGTCTTTCGGGGGGCGATCGTCATCGACAAGCCGTTGATGCTGGTTGGCTCGAAAAAAGGCGAGAGTGTTATCGACGGGGGTGGCGGCGGTAGTGTGGTGACGGTCCGCGCCTCCCACGTGACGCTGAAAAATCTGACGATCGTCGGCAGCGGTCGACGGCGGGATGTGTTGGATGCGGCGGTGAAGATGGCCGGTGTGGCGGATGTGACGGTGCTAGATTGCCGGATGAAAAAAGATCTCTTCGGGGTCGTGGTGGAGACGAGCCGGGATGTGAAGATTCTGGACAATACGATCCGCTCCTACCGCGACAAAGTGGTGGACAACCGGGGTGACGGGGTACGGATATGGGGATCACATGACGTGAAGGTCGAGGGGAACCGCTTCATGCAGACCCGCGATATCGCCGTCACCCGCTCCTATGACGTCAAAATTTTAAAAAACCGTATCCGAAACGCCCGTTACGGGGTGCTTCTGGATATGAGCCGGCAGGTCGAGGTGAAAGGCAACGATATCACCGACATTTACGCGGGGGTACGGACCAAAGGGGGGATGGGGCTGAACATCGAGGGTAACACCATCTTCGATACCCGTTTGGAGACGGGGGTGGGCATACTGCTGGCCCACGGCAAAGCGGTGCGCGTGCGCCGCAACCGCATCAGCGGCTGCGCACAGGCGATTTACATCGATTCCAGTCCTGCCGAAGAGGGGATGCGCCGCTATATCGAACGAAACGCCATCGTCAACAACAACGAAGCCTTCCACTTCCACGCCGCCATTCAGAATAACACGATCCGCCACAACGACGTGGTAGGCAACCTGGACGATGTGGTGCTGGACATTCCCAGAGCCAAACGGTGTAATAACGACATCGGCTACAACTACTGGGACCGCTATCAGGGGTTCGACCGCAACCATGATGGCATCGGCGACACCCCTTACGTCGTGCTCATCTTCGCCGACAAACTGTGGCAATACAACCATCACGCCAAATTTTTCTATGGCTCGCCGGTGCTGAGCATGCTCGATTTCATCGAACGCATTGCACCGCTTACGCAACCCGACGAACTGCTCAGAGACCCGAAGCCGAGGATGAAACGTAATTTTTAA